One segment of Meriones unguiculatus strain TT.TT164.6M chromosome 3, Bangor_MerUng_6.1, whole genome shotgun sequence DNA contains the following:
- the LOC110560490 gene encoding growth-regulated alpha protein — MASASRSLLRAGLLLLLLLATSHQATGAPVANELRCQCLQTIAGIHPKSIQSLKVTPPGPHCTQTEVIATLKNGREACLNPEAPMVQKLVQKILKKGISK; from the exons ATGGCCTCAGCCTCCCGCTCGCTTCTTCGTgcagggctgctgctgctgttgctgctcgcCACCAGCCACCAGGCTACAG GGGCTCCAGTCGCCAACGAGCTGCGCTGTCAGTGCCTGCAGACCATCGCAGGGATTCACCCCAAGAGCATCCAGAGCTTGAAGGTGACGCCTCCAGGACCCCACTGCACCCAGACCGAAGTCAT AGCCACTCTCAAGAATGGTCGCGAAGCTTGCCTAAACCCTGAAGCCCCCATGGTTCAGAAGCTTGTCCAAAAGATACTAAAGAA GGGCATCTCCAAGTGA